A genomic window from Alkalihalobacillus sp. AL-G includes:
- a CDS encoding MFS transporter yields MKRITEHWKYPMILLFGIGIANVGAWIYLIALNLIVLDMTGSPLAVGVLYILKPLAAIFTNVWSGSMIDRLNKRNLMVFLDLSRAVLIAVLPFLSSLWSIYAIVFIINMASSMFDPTSMTYITKLIPSEQRKRFNSLRSLVDSGGFLIGPAIAGVLFIVGTPIFAIYINAIALFLSGLVTIVMPNLEKEKIVDAEGSKITSELIIKDWKTVIQFSRQNVYVMLIVFLFSCVMVMTAAIDSLEAAFSKEVLSLTNSKYGFLVSIAGAGFVFGAIVNTVFVTIIPTSLLIGIGSLTVSTGYIIYAFSTDFLGAAIGFFVLSFSLAFANTGFHTFFQNNIPVDMMGRVGSIYGLIEAAFVILTTMTLGITAQLVSIRFSVIFGGLVMFTVTIILLHSTLQKLRAKLYQSIEQ; encoded by the coding sequence TTGAAGAGGATCACAGAACATTGGAAGTATCCAATGATTCTATTATTCGGAATCGGAATCGCAAATGTTGGAGCTTGGATCTATTTGATCGCACTTAATTTAATCGTATTAGATATGACTGGATCACCTCTTGCAGTTGGTGTTCTTTACATACTCAAGCCACTAGCTGCAATCTTTACAAATGTTTGGTCAGGGAGCATGATTGATCGACTGAATAAGCGGAATCTAATGGTTTTCCTCGATTTATCTCGTGCTGTGCTAATTGCCGTATTACCGTTCCTATCTTCGCTTTGGTCGATCTATGCCATTGTTTTTATCATCAATATGGCAAGCTCTATGTTTGATCCGACATCAATGACATATATCACAAAGCTAATACCATCTGAACAACGGAAACGATTCAATTCTCTCCGCAGTTTGGTCGATTCTGGGGGATTTTTGATTGGCCCGGCAATTGCAGGAGTTTTATTTATCGTCGGTACGCCGATCTTTGCAATTTACATCAATGCAATAGCTTTATTTTTATCAGGATTGGTCACGATTGTAATGCCGAATCTTGAAAAAGAAAAGATTGTTGATGCAGAGGGAAGTAAGATCACTTCAGAACTAATAATAAAAGACTGGAAAACTGTAATACAATTCAGTCGTCAGAACGTTTATGTCATGCTTATCGTATTTCTGTTCAGTTGTGTGATGGTCATGACGGCGGCAATCGACTCACTAGAGGCTGCATTTTCGAAGGAAGTACTTTCATTAACGAACAGTAAGTATGGATTTTTAGTGAGTATAGCAGGGGCTGGATTTGTTTTTGGTGCGATTGTCAATACGGTTTTTGTAACAATAATTCCGACTTCATTGTTGATTGGAATAGGATCTTTAACCGTTTCAACCGGCTACATCATCTATGCGTTTTCAACTGATTTTTTGGGAGCGGCGATAGGATTTTTCGTTCTTTCCTTTTCACTTGCCTTTGCGAATACTGGATTCCATACATTTTTTCAAAACAACATTCCAGTTGACATGATGGGCAGAGTGGGAAGTATCTATGGACTAATTGAAGCAGCTTTTGTAATCCTGACAACAATGACATTAGGGATCACCGCACAACTCGTTTCCATTCGGTTTTCAGTCATTTTTGGTGGATTGGTCATGTTCACGGTCACAATAATTCTGCTTCACTCAACTCTTCAAAAGTTAAGAGCAAAACTTTATCAATCTATTGAACAATAA
- a CDS encoding GNAT family N-acetyltransferase, translating into MNPILLDFPHEFYTERLHIRIPQPGDGEAVHNAIQASLNELKPWMPFAHLNQTMEDVEVNIRESYIKFLKREDLRLLVFLKDTGELVASSGLHRIDWDVPKFEIGYWGDSRYSGKGYVTEAVQGISDFAFTELNAKRLEIRCDSQNLKSRAIPERLGFTLEGILKNDDVSLEGNELTDTCIYGMTK; encoded by the coding sequence ATGAATCCAATATTACTAGATTTTCCACATGAGTTTTACACCGAAAGGTTACACATCCGAATACCGCAGCCAGGTGATGGTGAAGCGGTGCACAATGCAATCCAGGCATCACTGAATGAACTAAAGCCATGGATGCCGTTTGCACATTTAAACCAAACGATGGAAGATGTTGAAGTCAACATAAGAGAATCATACATCAAGTTTTTGAAACGGGAGGATTTACGTTTACTCGTTTTCCTAAAGGATACCGGGGAACTTGTAGCATCCTCAGGATTGCACCGTATAGATTGGGATGTTCCAAAGTTCGAAATCGGATATTGGGGGGACTCAAGATATAGTGGAAAGGGTTATGTGACAGAGGCTGTACAAGGTATTTCGGATTTTGCTTTTACGGAGTTAAACGCAAAACGGCTGGAAATCCGCTGCGATTCACAAAACCTGAAGAGCCGTGCCATTCCAGAAAGGTTAGGGTTTACACTTGAAGGTATACTTAAAAATGATGATGTTTCTCTGGAAGGCAATGAATTAACCGATACATGCATTTATGGTATGACCAAATAA
- a CDS encoding MFS transporter, producing the protein MESLWHDRNFKTIISANMLSHIGSGITMIGVPWYLVTMDNGERTLGLITLLSTILLFFLAPYVGVIIDRYSRVRIHRICDFIGFMTIGSFAIWGLSGGTFETSHLMMLYLTGVLYYTVHYPTMFALNQEIFSSKVYGKLNSIMEIQGQAASMLAGAVASIMIVHWGLSVILLIDAITYITAFFLFALIRYEPKVEPKDTTVKITAFSDMAEGWRFLKEKPLLIVFFLATMIPFLTIMITNYLFPIYVAKTLEAGPSVFAMNEVIYAIGAVLAGITIQRLTSRFGYLPMLLGMMTLFWFAIVSISLIQTVYIFLGMVIVLGWGNAGIRINRNTLLMEIVPNRLIGRINSFFAAIEKVFRVSLIAVFTATVHETGASLSLLFQSFLILFAIFAIWGVRSVINLSNESTSISNPAPKKLVVK; encoded by the coding sequence ATGGAATCTTTATGGCATGATAGGAATTTTAAAACGATAATAAGTGCAAATATGCTATCACATATCGGGTCAGGAATAACGATGATTGGTGTACCGTGGTATCTTGTTACAATGGACAATGGAGAGCGGACGCTCGGTCTTATTACACTTCTTTCTACAATTCTACTATTCTTTTTAGCACCCTATGTTGGAGTCATTATCGATCGGTATTCACGTGTTAGGATTCATCGTATATGTGACTTCATCGGCTTTATGACGATTGGTAGCTTTGCTATTTGGGGACTATCAGGAGGTACATTCGAGACCTCTCATCTTATGATGCTTTATTTGACAGGTGTACTCTATTATACGGTTCACTATCCGACCATGTTTGCTTTGAATCAGGAGATTTTTTCTAGTAAGGTATACGGAAAATTAAACAGTATCATGGAGATTCAAGGTCAGGCAGCAAGTATGTTAGCCGGGGCTGTAGCGAGTATAATGATCGTGCATTGGGGACTTTCAGTAATCTTGCTGATTGATGCGATCACCTACATTACCGCATTTTTCTTGTTTGCTTTGATTCGTTATGAACCAAAGGTCGAGCCGAAGGATACGACGGTGAAAATAACTGCTTTTTCGGATATGGCGGAAGGCTGGAGATTTTTAAAAGAAAAGCCTTTGTTGATCGTGTTTTTTCTTGCAACAATGATTCCCTTTTTGACCATTATGATTACTAATTATTTGTTTCCGATTTATGTTGCGAAGACGTTGGAAGCTGGACCTTCCGTTTTTGCAATGAATGAAGTGATTTATGCGATTGGAGCTGTCCTAGCGGGGATAACGATTCAACGATTAACGAGTCGGTTCGGATATCTACCGATGCTTCTAGGGATGATGACGCTATTCTGGTTCGCAATTGTAAGCATTTCCTTGATTCAAACCGTGTACATCTTTTTAGGGATGGTCATCGTATTGGGTTGGGGGAATGCCGGGATACGGATTAATCGTAACACACTGCTTATGGAAATCGTACCGAACCGTCTGATAGGAAGAATCAACAGCTTCTTTGCTGCGATTGAAAAGGTATTTCGGGTTAGCTTGATCGCTGTTTTTACAGCAACTGTTCACGAAACAGGAGCATCCCTTTCCCTCTTGTTCCAAAGTTTTCTCATCCTATTTGCAATCTTTGCGATATGGGGTGTGCGGTCTGTTATCAATCTATCGAATGAATCCACATCCATAAGCAACCCAGCTCCCAAAAAGCTCGTTGTGAAATAG
- a CDS encoding DUF3995 domain-containing protein encodes MEKILKNCKWRSYIQAMDIVPFIMKGMITIKKSKIYFPLNKTNKWFVITGYAAFVWSILFGFIHIYWAVGGTLGFEGRAMSEVLFIINLVAIFLCLFAAFIALALVQEWGRKLPPRLLLICAWGACVVLGLRGGVGIIQSLQEAEPIPLLLIIVEPFFLLGGILFGLVAFFSIMPPIK; translated from the coding sequence TTGGAGAAGATCTTGAAGAACTGCAAATGGCGTTCTTATATACAAGCAATGGATATAGTGCCCTTTATAATGAAAGGAATGATTACAATCAAAAAGAGTAAAATATACTTCCCCCTAAACAAAACCAATAAATGGTTCGTTATTACAGGATATGCAGCGTTTGTTTGGTCGATTCTATTCGGGTTCATTCATATTTACTGGGCTGTTGGAGGCACTTTAGGGTTTGAAGGTAGGGCGATGAGCGAAGTGTTATTCATCATTAATCTGGTTGCGATTTTCCTATGTTTATTTGCAGCTTTTATTGCACTAGCACTTGTTCAAGAATGGGGTCGAAAACTTCCCCCTCGGTTGTTACTTATTTGTGCATGGGGAGCTTGTGTAGTATTGGGTTTACGCGGTGGTGTAGGTATTATTCAAAGCTTGCAGGAAGCAGAACCAATACCTTTACTACTAATCATTGTTGAACCGTTTTTCTTGTTAGGAGGTATTTTGTTCGGGCTTGTTGCGTTTTTTTCAATTATGCCGCCAATAAAATAA
- a CDS encoding SRPBCC family protein, with the protein MPVIYHTILIKAPIDVCFDLARDIDIHTKTTGNTKERAVGGVTTGLIEMDESVTWEAVHFGVRQRLTAKIIEMDRPYRFVDVMVEGAFHSFTHTHEFEETVNGTIMKDTFDYRSPLGLLGRIADRLFLEKYMRNFIITRAEELKKVAGEKALR; encoded by the coding sequence ATGCCGGTAATCTACCATACAATTTTGATAAAAGCACCGATTGATGTCTGTTTCGATCTTGCAAGGGATATTGACATCCACACAAAGACGACTGGCAATACGAAGGAAAGAGCAGTAGGCGGTGTTACTACCGGATTAATTGAAATGGACGAATCCGTTACGTGGGAAGCTGTTCATTTCGGTGTCCGGCAAAGGCTGACTGCTAAGATCATAGAAATGGACAGGCCATATCGATTTGTCGATGTTATGGTAGAAGGGGCTTTCCATTCCTTTACTCATACCCATGAATTTGAGGAAACGGTTAACGGAACGATTATGAAGGATACATTCGACTATCGTTCCCCGCTAGGATTATTAGGCAGGATTGCGGATCGATTGTTCCTAGAAAAGTATATGCGAAACTTCATCATAACCCGTGCTGAAGAATTAAAAAAGGTTGCAGGGGAGAAGGCATTACGTTAA
- a CDS encoding GNAT family N-acetyltransferase has protein sequence MITGNKVELRPVSLEDSKRTYEWINDEETSKLGVGSGLFRQSHIPLEKIEEDYEKIKKIDKREEGVFSIYTRGENPKHIGSINYRELDIVSRRCTVGIGIGVKEYWDNGYGSDAMKALIHYLFQTMNLNRIQLYTWSGNLRAIRSYEKNGFVVEGRLRNDEYIDGKYYDTVVMGLLKEEYQP, from the coding sequence ATGATAACAGGAAACAAAGTCGAACTACGACCTGTGTCGCTAGAAGATTCAAAAAGAACTTACGAATGGATCAACGATGAAGAAACTTCGAAATTGGGCGTGGGATCTGGCTTATTTCGTCAAAGTCACATTCCACTAGAAAAGATCGAAGAAGATTATGAAAAAATAAAAAAGATCGATAAACGTGAAGAAGGGGTATTTTCCATTTATACTCGCGGGGAAAATCCCAAGCATATTGGTTCTATTAATTACCGTGAACTAGACATTGTCTCCCGGCGTTGTACGGTAGGTATAGGAATTGGGGTTAAAGAATACTGGGACAACGGCTATGGATCGGATGCTATGAAGGCGCTTATCCACTACTTGTTTCAAACGATGAATCTGAACCGTATACAACTCTATACTTGGAGCGGAAATTTACGTGCTATTCGCTCCTATGAAAAAAACGGTTTTGTCGTTGAAGGGCGATTGCGTAACGATGAATATATAGACGGAAAGTATTATGATACCGTTGTGATGGGGTTATTAAAAGAAGAATATCAACCTTAA
- a CDS encoding RDD family protein, with protein MQLVLLQRKHITMSTAPLKTRIYAFLLDYLVIVIYGLFVVGTTSLVFRPFITPLFSNSPVTAEMTGFLMMTLPVSLYFIICERSRWQGTWGKKKMAIRVVDRTGKRIGLGRSTVRTSIKLLPWEVAHFGIWRLMLPTDFTENAIIVILTAVNLLALTYLLSPLTNKKRKTIYDWIAGTEVVG; from the coding sequence ATGCAATTAGTTCTACTACAAAGAAAACACATCACAATGTCGACTGCACCATTAAAAACACGTATTTATGCCTTTTTATTAGATTATCTTGTTATTGTAATTTATGGACTTTTTGTTGTGGGTACGACTTCACTTGTATTCCGTCCATTCATTACCCCCTTATTTTCAAATTCTCCAGTAACAGCTGAAATGACAGGTTTTTTAATGATGACGCTACCCGTTTCACTCTATTTTATAATATGTGAGCGTTCTAGATGGCAGGGGACATGGGGGAAGAAGAAAATGGCCATCCGTGTTGTGGACCGTACCGGAAAACGTATCGGACTCGGTCGCTCGACTGTCCGGACATCCATAAAGCTTCTTCCTTGGGAAGTTGCCCACTTCGGCATATGGCGGTTAATGCTACCGACTGACTTTACTGAAAATGCCATTATTGTAATCTTAACTGCCGTCAATCTTTTAGCATTAACATACCTATTAAGTCCTCTGACCAATAAAAAAAGGAAAACCATTTATGACTGGATTGCAGGGACAGAAGTTGTTGGCTAA
- the clpP gene encoding ATP-dependent Clp endopeptidase proteolytic subunit ClpP, which translates to MSTIPYVIEQSSHGERSYDIYSRLLKDRIIMVSDEINDHMANSIVAQLLFLAANDSDKDISLYINSPGGSTSAGFAIFDTMQYIKSDISTICTGMAASFGAMLLLAGTKGKRYALPNSEIMIHQPLGGARGQATDLEISAKRILKLREHLNKIIAERTGQPVEKVAVDTDRDYFLSAEEAKEYGIIDEIILPKK; encoded by the coding sequence ATGAGTACAATTCCTTATGTCATTGAACAATCGAGTCACGGTGAGCGTTCCTATGACATTTACTCTAGATTATTGAAAGACCGGATCATTATGGTGAGCGATGAAATCAACGACCATATGGCAAACAGCATTGTTGCACAGCTATTGTTCCTGGCAGCCAATGATTCGGATAAAGATATTTCACTTTATATTAACAGTCCGGGTGGATCAACATCTGCTGGTTTTGCGATTTTTGACACGATGCAATACATTAAATCGGACATCAGTACGATTTGTACAGGTATGGCGGCATCGTTCGGAGCAATGCTTTTGCTCGCAGGAACGAAGGGGAAACGATATGCGTTACCAAACAGTGAAATCATGATTCATCAACCGCTTGGAGGCGCGCGCGGCCAGGCGACCGACCTCGAAATCTCGGCAAAACGAATTCTGAAGCTTCGCGAACATTTAAATAAAATCATTGCTGAACGAACCGGCCAACCGGTTGAAAAAGTCGCGGTCGACACAGACCGAGATTACTTCCTCAGTGCAGAAGAAGCGAAGGAATACGGGATCATCGACGAAATCATTTTGCCGAAAAAGTAA
- a CDS encoding sigma-70 family RNA polymerase sigma factor: protein MYARPGVEKNEQMHSSDKLIELYPKLSRYCQFLSQNKWDGEDLAQETILKAIGHYENKTDMNSALLNKIAHNTWIDSVRKHSKETISEIPENVEDNVNPRTSYDWIEKFFNTLTMKQATIFTLKEAFQYKLSEIAEALDMSETAVKSVLNRARRRLEKLVDAEHENFTPQIVPDSNEEQIRTILYEALQTEDPSRLLRIASDILKVASDQPKMILQTRKIRSTSSPSSHLSMAA, encoded by the coding sequence ATGTATGCCAGGCCTGGCGTTGAAAAAAATGAACAAATGCACTCTTCCGACAAGCTGATCGAGCTTTACCCAAAGCTTTCACGTTATTGTCAGTTTCTGTCCCAAAATAAGTGGGATGGTGAGGACTTAGCGCAAGAAACGATCCTTAAAGCGATTGGCCACTATGAAAATAAAACGGATATGAACTCAGCTTTATTAAATAAAATTGCACATAACACATGGATCGATTCCGTTCGAAAACATAGCAAGGAAACCATCAGCGAAATCCCTGAAAATGTAGAAGACAATGTGAATCCTAGGACTTCCTATGATTGGATTGAAAAGTTTTTCAATACGTTGACCATGAAGCAAGCAACCATTTTCACATTAAAAGAAGCGTTTCAATATAAACTTTCTGAAATTGCTGAAGCACTTGATATGAGTGAAACTGCAGTAAAAAGCGTGTTGAACCGTGCACGGAGAAGACTTGAAAAGCTAGTGGATGCCGAACATGAGAATTTTACACCTCAAATTGTTCCTGATTCAAACGAAGAACAAATCCGAACCATTCTATATGAGGCACTTCAAACGGAGGATCCATCGAGACTACTCCGTATTGCATCTGATATTCTTAAGGTAGCTTCTGACCAACCGAAAATGATTTTACAAACACGAAAAATACGATCTACTTCTTCTCCTTCTAGCCACCTCTCAATGGCAGCTTAA
- a CDS encoding DUF421 domain-containing protein, producing MKFAFLTLELIVGFFLLFLLIKFLGKKLINQITPFTFIAAIVLGELLGNALYDEKIGVGYVVYSMSLWAFLLFAVEIGSQKILKLRLYFEGKPSVLIKNGVINRVQLKKNRMNINQLQSLLRQSETFSIREVAYCYLEANGSLSLIKKTAYQKTTQEDFNLPSKAVYVPVSLIRDGQLLRDELQEIGQSEQWLKLQLLEQGVEDYHNVFLAEWLEDDGLFVQTFDQVNGVGEEAAY from the coding sequence ATGAAATTCGCTTTTTTAACCCTTGAATTAATAGTCGGTTTCTTCCTTTTATTTTTACTAATCAAATTCCTTGGTAAGAAGCTCATCAATCAAATTACCCCGTTCACATTCATTGCCGCAATCGTATTAGGAGAACTATTAGGGAATGCTCTTTACGATGAGAAAATCGGCGTCGGGTATGTAGTCTATTCGATGTCTTTGTGGGCATTCCTTTTATTTGCGGTGGAAATCGGCAGTCAAAAAATATTGAAATTGCGTTTGTATTTTGAAGGAAAACCGTCCGTCTTGATTAAAAATGGAGTCATCAACAGAGTGCAGCTTAAGAAAAACCGGATGAACATCAATCAGCTTCAAAGTTTATTGCGGCAATCTGAAACGTTTTCGATTCGAGAGGTTGCCTATTGTTATTTGGAAGCCAACGGATCGTTGAGTCTAATTAAGAAAACCGCTTATCAAAAAACAACCCAGGAAGACTTTAATCTTCCTAGTAAAGCTGTCTATGTACCAGTGTCATTGATTCGAGATGGGCAATTGTTGAGGGATGAGTTGCAGGAAATTGGCCAGAGTGAACAATGGTTAAAACTTCAACTTCTTGAACAAGGGGTAGAGGATTATCATAATGTATTTCTTGCAGAATGGCTGGAAGACGACGGTTTATTCGTTCAAACGTTCGACCAGGTCAATGGGGTCGGAGAAGAAGCGGCCTATTAA
- a CDS encoding GrpB family protein: MIRHLAVRDYLRTHSEDGKQYGDLKENLAKQVPERHRILYKW; the protein is encoded by the coding sequence ATTATTCGTCACTTAGCTGTAAGAGACTATCTTCGAACGCATTCCGAAGATGGCAAGCAGTATGGAGATTTAAAAGAGAACCTTGCTAAACAGGTTCCCGAGCGACATCGTATCCTATATAAATGGTAA
- a CDS encoding GNAT family N-acetyltransferase: MIIKQKVFDRNGMDYTVRSAIGTDAKRLSELRIQIDGETENLDREKGEAFIDVSGFEQIIKTDAESTNSLFLVAVADNRIVGFSRCEGNHLKRFSHKVEFGVCVLKDYWGYGIGKNLLIESISWADANGIKKIALDVLETNDKAIKLYKKLGFEIEGQLKKDKILSDDQYYDTIMMGRFKE; the protein is encoded by the coding sequence ATGATTATTAAACAAAAAGTTTTTGATCGTAATGGGATGGATTATACCGTCAGATCCGCAATCGGAACAGATGCAAAACGGTTGTCTGAGTTAAGAATACAGATTGATGGAGAGACTGAGAACTTGGATAGGGAAAAGGGCGAGGCATTCATTGATGTATCAGGTTTTGAACAGATTATTAAAACGGATGCTGAGAGTACAAATAGCTTATTTTTGGTTGCGGTTGCAGATAATCGAATCGTAGGATTTTCAAGATGCGAAGGAAATCATTTAAAAAGATTCTCTCATAAAGTAGAATTCGGAGTATGCGTATTAAAAGATTATTGGGGATATGGTATAGGGAAAAACCTATTAATAGAATCTATTTCCTGGGCTGACGCCAATGGTATTAAAAAAATCGCTTTGGATGTATTAGAAACAAATGATAAAGCCATTAAACTTTATAAAAAGCTTGGTTTTGAAATAGAAGGTCAGTTAAAAAAAGATAAAATCCTTTCTGATGATCAATACTATGACACTATTATGATGGGAAGATTCAAAGAGTAA
- a CDS encoding alanyl-tRNA editing protein, whose translation MTVELYLDDSYAKTCEANVVNIDGDKVKLNQTIFYPTGGGQEHDTGFLVQDGNEFEVYKVKKEAGVPVHYVKNAGELKDGPVVGTIDWQRRYGLMRHHTLLHVVAAVLNAERGSLCTGNQIYPDRARIDLTEIHELSNEELEGYVVKANEEIILNHPVSARVLPRNEAEQISGAIKTVVNLIPPFVKEIRLVKIGVIDEQACGGTHVNETAEIGTATLEKTKNKGKGVTRLELKLD comes from the coding sequence ATGACAGTTGAATTGTATTTGGATGATAGCTATGCAAAAACGTGTGAAGCGAATGTCGTTAACATTGACGGGGATAAGGTTAAGCTAAATCAAACCATCTTTTATCCTACTGGCGGCGGTCAGGAGCATGACACCGGGTTCCTCGTTCAGGACGGAAATGAATTCGAAGTTTACAAAGTTAAAAAAGAAGCCGGCGTACCAGTTCATTATGTGAAAAATGCTGGCGAACTCAAGGACGGTCCTGTAGTTGGGACGATTGATTGGCAGCGTCGCTACGGGTTAATGCGTCACCACACGCTTTTACACGTAGTCGCAGCTGTCCTGAATGCCGAACGCGGCTCGCTCTGTACAGGCAACCAAATTTATCCGGACCGGGCACGGATTGATTTAACGGAAATCCATGAGCTTTCAAATGAAGAACTTGAAGGGTATGTGGTGAAGGCGAACGAAGAAATCATACTGAATCACCCTGTATCTGCTCGAGTTTTACCTAGGAATGAAGCAGAACAAATATCAGGTGCGATCAAAACCGTAGTCAATCTGATCCCTCCATTTGTCAAAGAAATCCGTCTAGTGAAAATCGGTGTCATCGATGAACAAGCTTGCGGTGGGACACATGTCAATGAGACGGCTGAAATCGGTACCGCCACACTCGAAAAAACGAAGAACAAAGGTAAAGGCGTCACAAGGCTTGAATTGAAGCTGGATTGA
- a CDS encoding M20 family metallopeptidase, which produces MEKLYAKLKEHYEEMVEIRRFLHQNPELSFEEVETPKYIAAFHEKLGHEVRTGVGGRGVVATLKGEKPGKTVALRADFDALPIHEENDVPYKSKVDGVMHACGHDGHTATLLVLAKVLNGMKDELEGAVVFIHQHAEEYQPGGAIAMIEDGCLDGVDVIFGTHLWATSPVGEVATRTGPVMAAADRFHVTIQGQGGHGAQPHLTKDAIVIGSQLVVNLQQLVSRRVDPQESAVVSVGAFEAVNGFNVIADTAKLTGTVRTFNEDVRDFLEHELERVVKGTCVSADADYSYQFLRGYPAVVNHPEETDFVAEIAKSVPGVTDVEEAAAQMGGEDFAYYLQHVKGTFFFTGAQDQTREVTYPHHHPKFNIDERGMLVAANTLGTAAVTFLKQGNVQIDPKVEVHK; this is translated from the coding sequence ATGGAAAAGCTGTATGCAAAATTGAAGGAGCATTATGAAGAGATGGTGGAAATCCGCCGCTTTTTACATCAGAATCCTGAGCTCTCATTTGAGGAAGTGGAGACACCGAAGTATATTGCTGCGTTTCACGAAAAATTAGGCCATGAAGTTCGAACAGGTGTCGGCGGGCGTGGTGTTGTTGCAACGCTGAAAGGTGAAAAGCCAGGGAAAACCGTTGCACTGCGGGCCGATTTTGACGCATTACCGATTCACGAAGAAAACGATGTCCCTTATAAGTCAAAAGTAGATGGCGTAATGCACGCATGTGGACACGACGGGCATACGGCAACCCTTCTTGTCCTCGCTAAGGTGCTAAACGGTATGAAGGATGAGCTCGAAGGTGCCGTTGTTTTCATTCACCAGCACGCAGAGGAATATCAGCCTGGTGGCGCAATTGCGATGATAGAAGACGGGTGCCTTGATGGCGTTGATGTTATTTTTGGAACACACCTTTGGGCGACGAGTCCAGTCGGGGAAGTCGCTACTAGGACTGGCCCGGTAATGGCTGCGGCGGACCGATTCCATGTGACGATCCAAGGGCAAGGAGGTCATGGAGCACAACCGCATCTTACAAAAGACGCCATCGTCATTGGTTCACAGCTCGTAGTGAACCTCCAGCAGCTCGTGAGTCGGAGAGTCGATCCCCAAGAATCAGCGGTTGTTTCGGTTGGTGCATTCGAGGCAGTCAATGGCTTTAACGTCATAGCCGATACTGCTAAACTTACAGGGACCGTGCGAACCTTTAATGAGGATGTACGTGATTTTCTTGAACACGAGTTGGAACGAGTCGTAAAAGGTACGTGTGTATCTGCTGATGCGGACTATTCGTATCAATTTTTACGAGGCTATCCGGCAGTTGTCAACCATCCTGAGGAAACGGACTTTGTAGCAGAAATTGCGAAATCCGTTCCTGGTGTAACCGATGTGGAGGAAGCAGCTGCACAAATGGGCGGAGAGGATTTCGCCTACTACCTCCAGCACGTAAAGGGAACGTTCTTCTTCACGGGAGCTCAAGACCAGACTAGGGAAGTTACTTATCCACACCACCACCCGAAGTTCAACATTGATGAACGCGGCATGCTCGTTGCAGCAAACACGCTTGGAACTGCTGCAGTAACCTTTTTAAAACAAGGAAATGTCCAAATCGACCCAAAAGTGGAAGTTCATAAGTAA
- a CDS encoding GNAT family N-acetyltransferase, translated as MTIKLIKPTIELREEYLKFYQEWVDSGESIVPWTVKEDPSDFEKLVQFLIDSEKAVNSPEGWVPHSNYWLVDEKRNILGAVNIRHGLTKKLLTIGGHIGYGVRPSERRKGYATKILEQALKKTAELGIEKVLVTCNKDNVASERTILKNGGILEDEFIEDDGTIVRRYWIELC; from the coding sequence ATGACAATTAAATTAATTAAGCCAACTATTGAATTACGAGAAGAGTATCTGAAGTTTTATCAGGAGTGGGTCGATAGCGGAGAAAGCATCGTCCCTTGGACTGTAAAAGAAGATCCGTCTGATTTTGAAAAGCTTGTTCAATTCCTGATTGATTCAGAGAAAGCGGTAAACAGTCCAGAAGGCTGGGTCCCGCATTCGAATTATTGGCTTGTCGATGAAAAAAGAAATATCCTCGGAGCGGTGAACATCCGTCATGGTCTAACGAAAAAACTATTAACGATCGGGGGCCACATTGGTTACGGTGTTCGACCTTCTGAAAGGCGCAAAGGATACGCGACGAAAATTTTAGAACAGGCACTGAAAAAAACGGCAGAGCTTGGAATCGAAAAAGTTCTTGTAACCTGTAACAAAGACAATGTCGCTTCAGAACGGACCATCCTCAAAAACGGCGGAATCCTTGAAGACGAATTTATTGAGGACGATGGCACCATCGTGAGACGCTACTGGATTGAATTATGTTAA